One part of the Terriglobales bacterium genome encodes these proteins:
- a CDS encoding GNAT family N-acetyltransferase yields the protein MAAGEVAGVKTDGILIRVCDDVREFETCVEIQREVWQFNDEELVPSRLFVVARKVGGQVIGAFDGDRMVAFALGIPGNRNGHPYMHSHMLAVRAGYRNGGLGRRVKLFQREDALAKGIELIEWTFDPLEIKNAYLNIERLGAITRRYTINQYGSVSSPLQGGLPTDRLTAEWWLKSKRVETLLKTHKTPAVKPEKSVEVPAEIYEWKKDPAHREQALAIQKRNREALMKYFDAGLAVLGYERDESGNGKFLLGHWDEKWSYGK from the coding sequence GTGGCAGCAGGCGAAGTCGCTGGAGTAAAAACGGACGGCATCCTGATTCGCGTCTGCGACGACGTGCGCGAGTTCGAAACCTGCGTCGAGATTCAGCGCGAGGTGTGGCAGTTTAACGACGAAGAACTCGTGCCTTCCCGCCTGTTTGTGGTCGCGCGCAAAGTCGGCGGCCAGGTGATCGGGGCATTCGATGGTGATCGAATGGTCGCGTTCGCACTGGGAATTCCGGGCAATCGCAACGGACATCCTTACATGCACTCGCACATGCTGGCCGTTCGTGCGGGATACAGGAACGGCGGACTCGGCCGTCGCGTGAAGCTGTTCCAGCGTGAAGACGCGCTCGCAAAAGGCATCGAGTTAATCGAGTGGACATTCGATCCGCTCGAGATCAAGAACGCCTATCTGAACATCGAGAGGCTTGGCGCGATCACGCGTCGCTACACCATCAATCAATATGGAAGCGTTTCGTCGCCGTTGCAGGGTGGCCTTCCCACTGACCGTCTCACCGCCGAGTGGTGGCTGAAGTCGAAGCGTGTCGAGACCTTGCTGAAGACTCACAAGACCCCGGCGGTTAAGCCTGAGAAGAGCGTCGAGGTTCCGGCTGAAATCTATGAATGGAAGAAGGACCCTGCCCATCGCGAGCAGGCGCTCGCCATCCAGAAACGCAACCGGGAAGCGCTGATGAAGTACTTCGACGCCGGCCTCGCAGTTCTTGGTTACGAGCGTGACGAATCGGGGAATGGGAAGTTCCTGCTCGGCCATTGGGATGAGAAGTGGTCGTATGGCAAATAG
- a CDS encoding glycerophosphodiester phosphodiesterase: MAKPLLLGHRGARKYAPENTLPALQLALDHGCDGFEFDVRLTSDGDAVVCHDPKFEGLVVERSTRDALTGRWHDENGLCGLDDVLERFQQAAFLNIELKVEGAEEYTLELLKRFPPAKGCIVSSFLPIVLEQLKQLGSEVPLGLICDSHLQLDPWRELPIAAVMAHRNLVTRTLIKEVHEAGKQVFVWTVNGATEMREFAEAGVDGIISDDTLLLGKTLNGASE; this comes from the coding sequence ATGGCAAAACCTCTTCTGCTAGGACACCGCGGTGCGCGCAAATATGCGCCCGAAAACACTCTTCCAGCGCTGCAACTCGCGCTGGATCACGGCTGCGATGGCTTTGAGTTCGACGTTCGCCTGACCTCCGACGGAGATGCCGTCGTCTGCCACGATCCCAAATTCGAGGGGCTTGTCGTTGAACGCAGTACACGCGACGCGCTCACCGGCCGCTGGCACGACGAAAATGGCCTCTGCGGTCTCGACGATGTGCTGGAACGCTTCCAGCAGGCCGCGTTCCTCAATATCGAACTGAAGGTGGAAGGCGCGGAAGAGTACACGCTGGAACTGCTCAAGAGATTTCCACCCGCAAAGGGCTGCATTGTTTCGTCATTCCTGCCGATCGTTCTGGAACAACTGAAGCAATTAGGGTCCGAAGTTCCGCTCGGCCTGATCTGCGACTCGCATCTGCAACTGGATCCCTGGCGCGAACTGCCGATCGCCGCCGTGATGGCGCACCGGAACCTGGTGACGCGTACGCTGATCAAAGAAGTCCACGAGGCAGGTAAGCAGGTGTTTGTCTGGACCGTAAATGGCGCGACGGAGATGCGCGAGTTCGCGGAAGCCGGAGTGGATGGCATCATCTCAGACGACACGCTGCTGCTGGGTAAGACGCTGAACGGCGCTAGCGAATAA
- the mazG gene encoding nucleoside triphosphate pyrophosphohydrolase: protein MPTTGERFERAVAIMARLRAPGGCPWDREQTFDTIKPFTLEETYEVLEAIDNRDWDELTGELGDLLLQVLFYAEMAQEEKHFSIDDVLDRLSNKLVNRHPHVFGDVEAKTSAEVLKNWEAIKAEEKKKRLESGGGKSAKEEEQSQSVLAGVSKGVPALLEAFKISSRVAHVGFEWPEISGLFEKLQEETRELQDELRKLPDPNLKPPQRGVASSGKQQIPDDLRERLEDEVGDLFFVMVNIARYLSLDPESALRKTNRKFRKRFQWLESRLQEQGKQTSEATLDEMEALWQQAKSLE, encoded by the coding sequence ATGCCAACTACAGGGGAACGATTTGAACGCGCCGTGGCCATCATGGCGCGGCTGCGAGCGCCCGGCGGATGTCCGTGGGATCGCGAGCAGACTTTCGACACCATCAAGCCTTTTACGCTGGAAGAAACGTACGAAGTCCTGGAAGCGATCGACAATCGAGACTGGGATGAACTGACCGGTGAACTCGGCGATCTGCTATTGCAGGTGCTCTTCTACGCCGAAATGGCGCAGGAAGAGAAACACTTCTCGATCGATGACGTGCTCGACCGGCTGTCGAATAAGTTGGTGAACCGGCACCCGCACGTCTTCGGCGATGTGGAAGCGAAGACGTCAGCCGAGGTCCTGAAAAACTGGGAAGCGATCAAGGCCGAGGAGAAGAAGAAGCGCCTAGAGTCCGGTGGCGGTAAGTCGGCGAAAGAGGAAGAGCAGTCCCAATCCGTGTTGGCCGGGGTTTCCAAGGGAGTGCCGGCACTTCTGGAAGCCTTCAAGATCAGCTCTCGCGTGGCACATGTCGGTTTTGAATGGCCGGAAATCAGCGGCCTTTTCGAGAAGCTTCAGGAAGAAACCCGCGAACTCCAGGACGAACTGCGCAAGCTTCCCGATCCGAACCTCAAGCCGCCGCAGCGTGGCGTTGCCAGTTCGGGCAAGCAGCAGATTCCGGATGACCTCCGGGAACGTCTCGAAGACGAAGTGGGCGACCTCTTCTTCGTGATGGTAAACATAGCGCGATATCTGTCGCTCGATCCAGAATCGGCCTTGCGCAAGACAAATCGCAAGTTTCGCAAACGTTTCCAGTGGCTGGAGTCGCGACTGCAAGAGCAGGGCAAACAGACATCAGAGGCTACATTAGACGAGATGGAGGCACTGTGGCAGCAGGCGAAGTCGCTGGAGTAA
- the pdxS gene encoding pyridoxal 5'-phosphate synthase lyase subunit PdxS, giving the protein MSENNGNSTGLRLKTGLAEMLKGGVIMDVMSRDQAEVAETAGAVAVMALERVPAIIRTEGGVARMANPKLIKEIMAAVSIPVMAKCRIGHFAEAQILQEIGVDYIDESEVLTPADEEHHVDKHAFKTPFVCGARNLGEALRRIAEGAAMIRTKGEAGTGDVIHAVKHMRQIVKEMKQLTVMSEEELYAAAKNHQAPYELVRLVAKKGKLPVPNFSAGGIATPADASLMMQLGAESVFVGSGIFMKDGHTALDLKNPEERADAEARARSIVLATTHYQDPKVLAEVSEKIKSSMKGLAVAAIPQGELLQTRGW; this is encoded by the coding sequence ATGTCTGAGAACAATGGCAACAGCACTGGTCTGCGTTTGAAAACTGGTTTGGCGGAGATGTTAAAGGGCGGCGTGATCATGGACGTCATGAGCCGCGACCAGGCCGAAGTTGCCGAGACGGCCGGGGCAGTCGCCGTCATGGCGCTGGAGCGTGTGCCAGCCATCATCCGCACGGAAGGCGGCGTGGCCCGCATGGCCAACCCCAAGCTGATCAAGGAGATCATGGCGGCCGTCTCCATTCCCGTCATGGCCAAGTGCCGTATCGGTCACTTTGCTGAGGCACAGATCCTGCAAGAGATCGGCGTCGACTATATCGACGAGTCCGAAGTCCTGACCCCCGCTGACGAAGAGCACCACGTAGATAAGCACGCCTTCAAGACGCCGTTCGTTTGCGGCGCCCGCAACCTGGGCGAAGCGCTGCGTCGTATCGCCGAGGGCGCGGCGATGATCCGTACCAAGGGTGAGGCAGGTACAGGGGACGTGATTCATGCCGTTAAGCACATGCGGCAGATCGTCAAAGAAATGAAGCAGTTGACGGTGATGTCTGAAGAAGAGCTTTATGCTGCGGCAAAGAACCATCAGGCTCCTTACGAGCTGGTTCGATTGGTAGCCAAGAAGGGCAAACTGCCGGTTCCGAACTTCTCGGCAGGCGGCATTGCTACCCCGGCGGATGCGTCCCTGATGATGCAGTTGGGCGCTGAGTCGGTGTTCGTCGGGTCCGGCATCTTCATGAAGGACGGCCACACGGCTCTGGACCTGAAGAACCCTGAAGAGCGCGCCGACGCCGAAGCTCGCGCCCGCTCCATCGTGCTGGCTACCACCCACTACCAGGATCCCAAGGTTCTGGCCGAAGTCAGCGAGAAGATCAAGAGCTCGATGAAGGGATTGGCGGTGGCCGCTATTCCGCAAGGCGAACTGCTTCAGACCCGCGGCTGGTAA
- a CDS encoding glycerol-3-phosphate dehydrogenase/oxidase encodes MMPGTARPPLDGEQFDIVVIGGGISGVAIARECAKAGKSLLIVEQNDFGSGTTSRATRIIHGGLRYLEHGEIGLVRESLRERERLLAESPSLVRPLNFLLAMPEHSHRSALEIRFGLWLYRKFARVKPNGDSASDRRRLEQFLDRGQRWSVFSYEDAQCEYPERLIAEWLHAAGSHNATIRNHTELLAVDRRNDEVDSVLLRDRLSGDEYRVQCDWVINATGPWADSICKRANLPMDEPLVGGVRGSHILLPTFEGAPASAIYTEAHDGRPVFILPWAGQILVGTTEIRDDTDPNLVRPASSEIDYLLAAFQRVFPSVPYRITDVRAAFAGIRPLPYIDEQAPDSITRRHFLVDHKDDGGTGMISVVGGKLTTAASLARDCARAIGIDVKEPRGFVVQEGMDEQSLSRLYREMVEFARLPLASVKAIAQFFGPFATSVFNVIQQDDSMRRPICEHSDHVVGEAVYAVRREHAVTLADILLRRVPVALGPCWTDDCTRTAAERIGAALHWTTSQISYEIEAFEEEFERFFVRPAHQPTMFIR; translated from the coding sequence ATGATGCCCGGTACAGCACGTCCGCCTCTAGATGGCGAACAATTCGACATCGTCGTGATTGGCGGCGGTATCAGCGGTGTTGCCATAGCACGCGAGTGCGCCAAAGCGGGAAAATCCCTCCTGATTGTTGAGCAGAACGACTTTGGATCGGGTACCACCAGTCGCGCCACGCGGATCATCCATGGTGGCCTGCGTTACCTGGAACACGGCGAAATCGGACTGGTGCGGGAGTCCCTTCGGGAGCGCGAACGCCTGCTGGCGGAGAGCCCGAGCCTGGTTCGTCCGCTCAATTTCCTGCTGGCCATGCCCGAGCACTCGCATCGGAGCGCACTCGAGATCCGTTTCGGACTATGGCTCTATCGCAAGTTCGCCAGGGTGAAACCCAATGGAGATTCCGCCTCCGATCGGCGCCGTCTCGAGCAATTCCTCGATCGCGGGCAGCGCTGGTCGGTGTTCTCTTATGAAGACGCGCAGTGCGAATACCCCGAGCGGTTGATCGCCGAGTGGTTGCACGCTGCCGGATCGCACAACGCAACCATCCGGAATCACACCGAATTGCTGGCTGTCGACCGCAGGAACGACGAAGTCGATAGCGTTCTTTTGCGTGATCGTCTTTCCGGTGATGAGTATCGAGTGCAGTGCGACTGGGTGATCAACGCCACCGGACCGTGGGCCGATTCCATCTGCAAACGAGCCAACCTTCCCATGGATGAACCGCTCGTTGGTGGAGTGCGCGGCAGCCACATTCTGTTGCCGACCTTCGAAGGCGCGCCGGCCTCGGCGATCTATACCGAGGCGCACGACGGACGTCCTGTGTTCATCCTTCCGTGGGCCGGACAGATTCTGGTCGGAACCACCGAAATTCGCGACGACACCGATCCAAATCTGGTGCGGCCGGCATCGAGCGAAATCGATTATCTTCTTGCCGCGTTCCAGCGCGTGTTCCCTTCGGTCCCATATCGGATCACGGACGTTCGCGCTGCGTTTGCCGGAATTCGCCCTCTTCCCTACATCGACGAGCAGGCACCTGACTCGATCACGCGACGCCACTTTCTGGTCGATCACAAGGATGACGGCGGTACCGGAATGATTTCTGTCGTCGGCGGGAAGCTTACGACGGCTGCGAGTCTCGCCCGCGATTGCGCGCGCGCGATCGGTATCGATGTGAAGGAGCCCCGAGGCTTCGTTGTCCAGGAGGGAATGGACGAGCAGTCATTGAGCCGACTGTATCGCGAGATGGTCGAATTCGCGCGTCTGCCGCTTGCCTCGGTGAAGGCCATTGCACAGTTTTTCGGACCATTCGCGACGTCGGTCTTCAACGTGATCCAGCAGGACGACTCGATGCGACGTCCGATCTGTGAGCACAGCGATCATGTGGTCGGCGAAGCTGTGTACGCCGTACGCCGCGAACACGCGGTGACACTCGCCGATATCCTGCTGCGCCGCGTACCGGTGGCGCTTGGCCCCTGCTGGACGGACGATTGCACGCGTACGGCTGCGGAAAGAATCGGTGCGGCATTGCACTGGACGACTTCGCAGATCAGTTACGAGATCGAGGCGTTCGAAGAGGAGTTCGAAAGGTTCTTCGTGCGGCCCGCCCATCAACCGACGATGTTTATTCGCTAG
- a CDS encoding ORF6N domain-containing protein, giving the protein MTKLPKTSRPIENSIFMLRGQKVILDSDLAGLYGVEVRVLNQAVKRNSERFPADFLILLTHDEFSNLRSQFVISSCGYGGRRYAPFAFTEHGAIMAATVLNSPRAVEMSVFVVRAFVRLREVLANHRELAAKLGELEKRIDNNDKAIGQLFGAIKQLMTPAAVPPRRRIGFEPKQQLKLKALKAKA; this is encoded by the coding sequence TTGACGAAGCTGCCGAAAACGAGTCGACCGATAGAAAACTCAATTTTCATGCTGCGCGGCCAGAAGGTGATTTTGGACAGTGATTTGGCTGGTCTTTATGGCGTCGAAGTACGCGTCCTGAATCAGGCTGTAAAGCGTAACAGCGAAAGATTCCCAGCGGACTTTCTCATTTTGTTGACACATGATGAGTTCTCAAACTTGAGATCACAATTTGTGATCTCAAGCTGCGGTTATGGTGGTCGACGCTATGCTCCATTTGCTTTTACCGAACACGGCGCAATCATGGCTGCTACGGTTCTCAACTCCCCTCGCGCCGTCGAGATGAGCGTATTCGTAGTTCGTGCATTTGTCCGGTTGCGCGAAGTTTTGGCTAACCACCGCGAACTGGCCGCAAAACTTGGAGAACTGGAAAAGCGCATCGACAATAACGACAAAGCCATTGGACAGCTTTTCGGCGCAATCAAGCAGCTAATGACCCCCGCCGCAGTTCCGCCTCGCCGACGCATAGGATTCGAGCCAAAACAGCAGCTGAAGCTCAAAGCGCTGAAGGCCAAGGCGTAG
- a CDS encoding NAD(P)/FAD-dependent oxidoreductase, which yields MLSQRRLIHLSNVARYDAVVVGSGPNGLAAAITLAREGLSVLVLEAQDTIGGGARSAELTLPGFVHDMCSAIHPFAFASPVFRDFPLERYGLKWVHSPAPLAHPLDGGNAAILENSLEETAQRYPEDRDAYRALFEPAARAWIDFQREGFRSLPRQIGKVAVGFEALRPARRMIESRFRDPALRALMAGNAGHAMLPLEKSGSNLVVLGLVTMGHVGGWPFPEGGAQKLSDAMAAHFRSLGGVIETGVRITSLRQVPPARAVLLDVTARQVLDICGEQLPRMYKSVLRNFRYSMAAFKVDWALSEPVPWRSAEIRRAATVHIGGTLEEIAAAERVVWKGGISDAPLIIAAQHSLFDPTRAPAGKHTFWAYCHVPNGSDVDMVERIEKQIERFAPGFRDCILQRSVMPPRALEAHNPNLIGGDIVGGVQDLWQIGMRPSFRYWATPLKDVFICSSSTPPGAGVHGMCGWLAARLALKRRFQITPKKLFDNDR from the coding sequence TTGCTTTCTCAACGCCGGTTAATACATCTCAGTAATGTGGCTAGATACGACGCGGTCGTAGTTGGATCGGGGCCGAACGGACTCGCGGCGGCCATCACCTTGGCGCGCGAGGGATTATCCGTCCTGGTGCTGGAAGCGCAGGACACGATCGGCGGCGGCGCTCGGTCCGCCGAACTCACGCTGCCCGGGTTCGTCCACGACATGTGTTCTGCCATCCATCCATTCGCGTTCGCCTCGCCTGTGTTCCGCGACTTTCCGCTTGAGCGATACGGCCTGAAGTGGGTGCATTCGCCGGCTCCACTTGCGCACCCACTTGATGGCGGCAACGCGGCGATTCTGGAGAACTCGCTAGAGGAGACGGCGCAGCGTTACCCCGAAGATCGCGATGCGTATCGTGCTCTGTTCGAGCCGGCAGCGCGTGCATGGATCGACTTTCAGAGAGAAGGCTTCCGGTCGCTTCCTCGGCAGATTGGGAAGGTTGCGGTTGGGTTCGAGGCGCTGCGTCCGGCTCGCCGGATGATTGAGTCGCGGTTCCGTGATCCGGCATTGCGGGCATTAATGGCAGGGAATGCCGGTCATGCGATGCTGCCGCTGGAGAAGTCCGGATCGAACCTGGTGGTGTTGGGCCTGGTGACGATGGGGCACGTCGGCGGATGGCCGTTCCCGGAAGGCGGCGCCCAGAAGTTGAGCGACGCCATGGCGGCCCACTTCCGATCTCTTGGCGGTGTGATCGAGACCGGGGTGCGGATCACAAGCTTGCGCCAGGTGCCACCGGCGAGGGCAGTTCTGCTCGACGTAACGGCGCGTCAGGTGCTGGATATCTGCGGGGAGCAGTTGCCCCGGATGTACAAGAGCGTCCTGCGCAATTTTCGCTACAGCATGGCGGCGTTCAAAGTCGATTGGGCACTCAGTGAGCCGGTGCCCTGGCGTTCCGCGGAAATCCGCCGAGCGGCAACGGTACACATCGGCGGCACGCTGGAAGAGATCGCAGCCGCGGAGAGGGTGGTGTGGAAGGGAGGCATATCTGATGCGCCGCTCATCATCGCCGCTCAGCACTCCCTATTCGACCCCACGCGCGCGCCAGCGGGGAAGCACACGTTCTGGGCGTATTGCCATGTGCCGAATGGTTCCGACGTGGACATGGTGGAGCGAATCGAAAAGCAAATTGAAAGGTTTGCTCCGGGCTTCCGGGATTGCATACTGCAAAGGTCGGTTATGCCTCCGCGTGCTCTTGAAGCCCATAACCCCAACCTTATCGGCGGTGATATTGTCGGTGGCGTTCAGGACTTGTGGCAGATAGGAATGCGTCCTTCATTTCGGTATTGGGCTACTCCGTTGAAAGATGTCTTCATTTGTTCTTCTTCCACCCCGCCCGGGGCCGGTGTGCACGGCATGTGCGGATGGCTCGCCGCAAGACTCGCTCTGAAGAGGCGGTTCCAGATTACGCCGAAAAAGCTTTTCGACAACGACCGATAA
- the menC gene encoding o-succinylbenzoate synthase, producing MKIEAITLREIQMPLVHFFETSFGRTTGRRIILVTVHGEGVEGWGECVAGEHPHYSDESVDTAWYTLVKYFAPALVGKSIASGREAPKYFSRIRGHRMAKGALENAIWDAEAIAKNIPLWKLLRGVQTELNCGVSIGIQDSPDKLVEKVRTELNAGYQRIKLKVKPGWDVAILERIRREWPDILLSVDANSAYTTDDFDHLKEFDRFNLLMIEQPLWNDDFYFHHKLQKQIKTAICLDEVIRSARDAQAAAELGACRIVNVKVGRVGGFTEAIKVHDVCRQHNIANWCGGMLEAGIGRSHNIALSTLPNFTLPGDVSASKRYWKEDIIEPEVTVSPKGTITVTDKPGRGYDLKPDLIEKLTVRKEVVKGSTVGA from the coding sequence ATGAAGATAGAAGCAATCACACTACGCGAAATTCAGATGCCGCTTGTCCACTTTTTCGAGACAAGCTTTGGCCGCACTACGGGACGCCGGATCATTCTTGTCACCGTTCATGGGGAAGGAGTGGAAGGCTGGGGCGAATGCGTCGCCGGCGAACATCCACATTACAGTGACGAATCCGTCGACACCGCCTGGTACACCTTGGTGAAGTATTTCGCGCCCGCGTTGGTGGGGAAGTCGATTGCGAGCGGCAGGGAAGCGCCTAAGTATTTTTCGCGCATCCGTGGTCATCGCATGGCGAAGGGCGCACTGGAGAACGCCATCTGGGACGCCGAGGCGATTGCGAAAAATATCCCTCTTTGGAAGTTGCTTAGGGGCGTGCAGACGGAACTGAATTGCGGCGTGTCGATTGGGATACAGGACTCGCCCGACAAACTTGTCGAGAAAGTGCGCACCGAACTTAACGCCGGATACCAGCGCATCAAGTTGAAGGTGAAACCCGGCTGGGATGTTGCGATTCTGGAACGCATCCGCCGCGAGTGGCCGGATATTCTCCTCAGCGTGGATGCGAACTCCGCCTATACGACGGACGATTTCGATCACCTTAAGGAGTTCGATCGTTTCAATCTGCTCATGATCGAGCAGCCCTTGTGGAACGACGACTTCTACTTCCACCACAAGCTGCAAAAGCAGATCAAGACAGCCATCTGCCTCGACGAAGTTATCCGCAGCGCACGCGATGCTCAGGCTGCCGCGGAGCTTGGGGCGTGTCGGATTGTGAATGTGAAAGTTGGTCGCGTCGGCGGGTTTACTGAGGCCATCAAGGTTCACGACGTCTGCCGTCAGCACAACATCGCGAACTGGTGCGGAGGCATGCTGGAGGCGGGCATTGGACGCTCGCACAACATTGCGCTGTCCACGCTGCCGAACTTCACGCTTCCAGGAGATGTGTCGGCTTCGAAACGGTATTGGAAGGAAGACATCATTGAGCCGGAAGTGACCGTATCGCCGAAAGGGACAATCACGGTGACCGACAAGCCGGGCCGCGGGTACGACTTGAAGCCCGATCTGATCGAGAAGCTGACGGTGAGGAAGGAAGTTGTGAAGGGAAGTACGGTGGGAGCGTGA
- a CDS encoding DUF2059 domain-containing protein, whose product MKKIGFLVCLFLIGAVSLAAQTPNSKKTPVPAAAVTTASISPAKEASIRRLLEVSGAKGVAISMMDSMEQSIRPMMTSALPPGDYRERLVELFFQKFHERRDPQVLIDMAVPAYDKYFTEDEIKGLVAFYESPLGKKAVGTLPKLTGEMQQMGGEWGRKMGQECMTEVLKENPDLAKAVEEAANKAKSSSSGK is encoded by the coding sequence ATGAAGAAGATCGGTTTCCTGGTTTGCTTGTTCCTTATCGGCGCCGTATCCCTGGCCGCACAGACCCCCAACAGCAAGAAGACGCCCGTACCAGCGGCCGCCGTAACTACCGCTAGCATCAGTCCGGCAAAAGAAGCTTCTATCCGCCGCCTGCTCGAAGTTTCCGGAGCAAAGGGCGTTGCCATTTCCATGATGGATTCCATGGAACAAAGCATTCGTCCCATGATGACGAGCGCGCTACCTCCGGGAGACTATCGCGAACGGCTAGTGGAACTGTTCTTCCAGAAATTCCATGAGCGGCGCGATCCCCAAGTGCTGATCGACATGGCGGTACCCGCCTACGACAAGTACTTCACCGAAGATGAGATCAAGGGATTGGTAGCTTTCTACGAAAGTCCGCTCGGCAAGAAAGCGGTCGGCACACTGCCCAAGTTAACGGGCGAGATGCAGCAGATGGGTGGAGAATGGGGCCGAAAAATGGGCCAGGAATGCATGACCGAAGTTCTGAAGGAGAATCCGGACCTGGCGAAGGCAGTGGAAGAGGCGGCAAACAAGGCGAAGAGTTCAAGCTCAGGAAAATAG
- a CDS encoding nitroreductase family protein: MDFFELIQKRQSIRKWQSRPVEREKLQCILEAINRAPSAGNFQAFEVYRVGSAEKRTAIANATWDQAYIGSAPEMLVFCSNPGRCQYGGETYPLEDTTIACTFAMLAVTAVGLGGVWIGAFDPKKIAETMQLPSGLIPIAIFPFGYEDEVPERTSRRELSDVIHELR; this comes from the coding sequence ATGGACTTTTTCGAACTCATACAGAAGCGCCAATCCATCCGTAAGTGGCAGTCGCGTCCGGTCGAGCGCGAGAAGTTGCAGTGCATCCTGGAAGCGATCAACCGCGCACCTTCGGCAGGGAACTTCCAGGCATTTGAGGTCTATCGCGTCGGGTCAGCAGAAAAACGCACAGCCATCGCGAACGCCACATGGGATCAGGCGTACATCGGCTCCGCGCCTGAAATGCTCGTGTTTTGCTCCAACCCTGGGCGCTGCCAGTACGGTGGAGAAACCTATCCGCTGGAAGACACTACGATCGCCTGCACCTTCGCCATGCTGGCGGTTACGGCCGTGGGATTGGGAGGAGTGTGGATCGGCGCATTCGATCCCAAGAAGATTGCCGAAACCATGCAACTGCCTTCCGGGCTCATTCCTATTGCGATCTTTCCGTTTGGCTACGAGGACGAAGTGCCGGAACGTACCTCCCGGCGCGAGCTTTCCGACGTTATCCACGAGCTTCGGTAG
- a CDS encoding gamma-glutamylcyclotransferase family protein, whose amino-acid sequence MSDQKFEDSDKRLAVYGSLAPGKENHWVLASMNGCWARGVVRGQLHPEGWGATSGFPALVFDEDGPEVPVFVFESDELPQNWARLDEFEGKDYRRTVVPVKLDSGGFVRCCVYELNRQAK is encoded by the coding sequence ATGTCAGATCAGAAGTTTGAGGATAGCGACAAGCGACTGGCGGTGTATGGTTCGTTGGCGCCGGGCAAAGAAAACCACTGGGTGCTGGCGTCTATGAATGGATGCTGGGCCCGGGGCGTGGTGCGCGGCCAGTTACATCCGGAAGGATGGGGAGCAACCAGTGGGTTCCCCGCGCTGGTTTTTGACGAGGACGGTCCCGAGGTTCCGGTGTTCGTGTTCGAGTCCGACGAGTTGCCGCAGAACTGGGCGCGACTCGATGAGTTCGAAGGTAAGGACTACCGAAGAACCGTTGTTCCGGTGAAGCTGGACAGCGGTGGCTTTGTGCGATGTTGCGTATATGAGTTGAATCGGCAGGCGAAGTAG
- a CDS encoding PaaI family thioesterase, which translates to MARKKTVYGHGTAQHHLPKNYCFGCGPDNADGLRLKFHFDEEHHKVTCKFRLPRRYWGPPKHAHGGIVATILDEAMGKVNKLRQVIAVTSEMTVQYLKMVPLGKWVVVEGWEERVHGREHHNAAEIRNDKGEVLARSTGKFIAVDPERMFRKYAIKRG; encoded by the coding sequence ATGGCGAGAAAGAAAACAGTATACGGACACGGAACGGCACAACATCACCTGCCGAAGAACTACTGTTTCGGCTGCGGCCCGGACAATGCCGACGGTCTGCGGCTGAAGTTTCACTTTGATGAAGAACATCACAAAGTGACATGCAAGTTCCGGCTGCCGAGGCGTTACTGGGGTCCGCCGAAACACGCACACGGCGGGATCGTTGCGACTATCCTCGATGAAGCGATGGGCAAGGTAAACAAGCTGCGACAGGTGATTGCCGTAACCTCGGAGATGACAGTCCAGTATCTCAAGATGGTGCCGCTCGGAAAGTGGGTGGTCGTCGAGGGCTGGGAAGAGCGCGTGCACGGACGCGAACATCACAATGCCGCCGAGATCCGAAACGATAAAGGCGAAGTTCTCGCTCGCAGCACCGGAAAGTTTATTGCTGTGGATCCGGAGCGGATGTTCAGGAAGTACGCCATAAAGCGCGGCTAG